From the genome of Mustela erminea isolate mMusErm1 chromosome 3, mMusErm1.Pri, whole genome shotgun sequence:
ATGTCATTGGGTACTATGTTCAAGCTGCAGCCGAGAGACCAAGATCCAGTAGATGTCCAAGCGAGTTCTGAGATAGACCTGTTGGTGTTTCATTGTCTAGACACCACGTGTAACTCTGACAATATAAAGTGTCAAGCAGTGGAGATTCATAAATTGTGATGTGTTTAGAGATAGCCGCACTTGCCATCATTCCCTTGCGTGGTTTTATTGGTGGGCAAGATAGATTGTGGCCAATATGATCCCTTTATAGTCCCTGCTTCCTCAAaaatctcccttctcccttctagATGGTGTTTTCAACTCCACCATCCCAACTCTCCGCTTTAACTTGTGGCTGTCAACCGGCTCAGTGTGAGTGCCCCTGGGAAGAGGAAGTCTACACTGAAAGCATCAACACCCCTTTGGAATGTGTGTTGAAGACAAGGGATGCAGTGACAATGAATGAAACTGCTTAATCCTTTAGAGTGCTTGGGAACAGGGCAGGGTGGACCAATGGGGGAGGTCAAAGGTGACCTTCCTTTGGCCAGGAATCAGCTCTGTTAGTCCCAAAGCAGAGCTCTCCTCATTCAGACAATTCCATGCTCAGTACTGGGACTGGAGCTGCTTTCTGTTTATAATTAGATGCCTTCACTGTAGTCCTTTCATGCCCCAAGCCTCCGCTCACTTACCTCTTTGTTGATGTATCCATCTTTATTGATGTCATACAAATTAAACGTCCACCTTAGCTTCTCATGGACGGTTCCTCTCAGCAAAATCGACAGAGCAGTTACAAAGTCCTGACAAGTGGGAGAGGCATAAATGACATTAACCACCAAGCCATGGGGTGGGCTGCAGCTCTGTCTTCTGGGCAGAGTCCATGACTACTTTTTCAGAATGGTACCTTCCATGTCCACATTCCCCTGAAGGACACGGCCTATGTCAGCAAAAGCAGCCCTCCTTCCACTCTCTACCCTGCCCATTCAAGAGAATGGAGTCTCTTTGAAGAAGAATGCATGTGCTGCCACCTCCAGACTAAGGCCCACACAGCCTCCTCTGGTATTTTCTTATCCCACAGCTCCAGTTACCCTAAGAGTGGCTACCTGAGTCCACATCCCTCTGTTACCACTTTCTAGCTCTTTGACCTTGGGAACAccaccccatctctctgcttgactgtcCTCTTCTGCAAACTGGTAATAAATCATAGAACCCTACCTTGTAGGGTTGCTGTGGGggaataaatgagttaatccAGGCAAGACACTAGCCTCAAGTCTGTCACACGGTTAGCTCGATGGGCTCCGGAGCTATTCAGCTCTTATCATCTGTAGTCCCTCGGGGCCCCGAGCTCCTataggggaggggaagcagctgCTTATTCCCTTAGCTTGGGAAATGCTTGTTAAGTGAACCGACTGTCCTTTCAGCAGGTGGTGGCGCCCCGGGCCTCAGAGACACACATACCTCAAACTTCACGGAGCCTGTCTGGGTGATGTCGAAGGCGTGGAAGAGGTAATGGGCATACATGCTGGCATCTGCAAGGCACAGAAGGAAAGGCAGGTGATGGGAGGCAGGTCTTCACAGAAGGGCGTGAGAATGCTTGGAAAcagtaagaaagagaagagggtgCTGCTGGGGtgatgggaaggaggaggggggtgTGGGCAAACCCACTGTGGAAACCAGGACCCAGGTGGCTGTCCTGCGGTTTATTTAGGTGGGAAGTTCTTAGAGCAAAGACAGGACCTTGCCCCCCACCTAGTCTTCCCAGAATAAAgaccctcctgccctcctgcacATGTAATCCTTGGTGGGTGAGTGACATGGCAACTGTGTGCAGAGAACGCTCTCCCAAGTGTAGTGCAATGCCATGGAGTGAGCACCCACTAGGGGGCAGACAGAGCTCGGCTTGGCTAGCAACCCTGTCCCTGCCTAGCTGTGTGACAGCAGGCACATACAGAACATCTCTGAGCTCCTTTCTCCCGTCTCTTACAAAGGGATGTAGCAAGACCTCTCTCTAggaatttttgaaaaagtatgTTAGACTTTCACATCGtcatatcatcaaaaccatcacCACGCCTGTCACACGACCCAACCTCGAGTTCTAGTGGCTCACTAGAACTCGGCAACAGTGATTCCAGGGCCTGCGTGGCATGAAGCCACACTCCTTTGCAACCTGGGTAGGGACCCTGTACCAGGTCCCCACACCTAGGAGGGCCCTCTCTGCTGCTAAAGAGGCCCAGGAGAAGCAGAGCCTAAGAAGGGAACACTTGGAACTCAATTTTGTCAAGACTCCGGATCAGGAAGGGGTGGTACAGGAGAGCAcctgggggcaggaagggaagtGGCATGTGACACGTGGAAGCCATGGGAAGAGACACAGAAGTCCTAGGCCCATGGAGCCAGAGCAGCTTCCTTCAGGAGTTAGGCATGGCAACACAGTGACTGTGGGCCTGGCATAGCCGCTAACCTGACTCAGACGCATGACTTTGTGTTCCCCACATCTTCttggattcatttatttctgcagcCTCTGGTATTTGTTTAAGTTCTCTTTCAAAATACCACCTTGCCTCAGCTGTTgtgagggaaagaagggagagcGTGGGGCACAATGGTGGGACCAACAGGGCAAAGCTTTTCATCAGACGCTTGTGGGATGGACTTCCGCTCTGCCACTTAgaagctatgtgaccttgagggAACGGCTTAACTTCTCAGAGATGTAGTTCCCGCACTGGGCATGTGATACAGCACCTGCTGTCTAGAGCTGTTATGAGACTTTGTGATATTGCTTTATTAATCCCTCCTCTCCTGGAAATGATCCATTTCAGAGCTCTTTTCTGTTAAAGCTCTAGCTAATTATGTATCTTGTAATGAGGGAGGGAAATCTTACCCTGAGTTGTCCCTGACCTTGAGGAGGAGGCAGATAACAAGATGCATGAACTTGGAGGAAGAAAGGCTGCTCACCAGAGAGGGAGTAGGGAAGGACCTTTTCAAGATCAGACTCACCTCCGTGAGGGAAAAACTGAGCGTAGATCTGTTTGAATGTTTCTTCATTGACCACACCACTGGGGCACTCCtgtgtgaaagggagagagacagtgggaaggatggggggCCCACTCCAGAGGGAGGAGACTGGGTCCAGCCTTGGGTTTTAGGTTTCCCATCATCCCTGATGAACAGGAACTGGGCAACCACCTGCACACCTCGGTGTCTCCAAGTGAGTAGCTGGGACAGTCGTCCCGCCTTAGGACTGAAGTTGCTTTGCAGAATGATGAGACAGCCTCAAAGAATGGGCACTGTGAGGTGGAAAGAACTTGGGCTTTGGGCTCAGAAAGACCTGGATTTGGATCCTGGCTCAGCCTCTTCGAGCTTTTTGGCTTTGAGTGAGTTAGTCTCTGATCCTCAAtgtccttacctgtaaaatggggctaagagTACTTTCCTGACAAGACTATCATAAGGCTAATACAGGAAATAATGTGGCAAACTAATACATTGACATTCAGTCTTACACATCAGTCTCTGTGAGCTCAGTGAGCATAGAGCTAAATCCCATCAGCATGGACAATATTGATGGGGTGAATGGGTTATGCTAAGGCTAGAAGCTGGGCCAAGGTGAATTCTCCAAGGTTGTGCCTGTAAACCTGTGAAGTTCCTGGGCTACTGCCGGTTTCTCATCTATGGAGgttccctcattctttttttttttttttttaagattttatttatttatttgatagagattgcaagtaggcagagaggcaggcagagagagaaggggggtgggaagcagagagcccaatgtggggctcgatcccaggaccctgagatcatgacctgagctgaaggcagaggcttaacccactgaaccacccaggcgccccagttgccTCATTCTTGCCTGGAGTTTTTCTTTCTCGCCAGGTGATCTTTTGCTCTCATGTACCCTTTGGAGGATTGGACTTTCTTTTACAACTACATATATGGAAGAGCTCCCTAATGGGCCCCGTTGGTCTTTGGAAGAGCTTAGCTCCAAGTGGGAAATCCTGGCTGGGCCTTCAGATGTCCTGTGGGCCTTACATTTTTGAAGCCTCGATAAAGGACTTGCAGCTCCCTCTTGGTGAAGTTGGTCTGGGCCTCAAGCTGCTCCAGTCCTTCGGGCCGATGGCAAACCATGGTCATCTCCAACTCATCTTCAATCTTATCTGGAACCAGAGGAGATGGCGTTGCAGTGGCTGACCTCAATGGCCACTCGTCAGACCACAGTCTTGGCTGTCAAAAGAGTGGGTGTTGTGACCTGGGACATGGGGTCGTGGGCTGGGGTCACAGTGCAGATGACTTCTCTGCCTtgagccccccgccccctgcctggtCACTCTGTCTCACACTCGGTCCAGCTGTTAGTCCCGCGTGTCAGACATCATACAGGGAGGGAGCCTCGGGCTGGAGAGAAACACGTTCCAAGTGGAGATGAGGGTAGACGGGCTAAAAACAAGTCTATATGaaaacatttccctttctttcaaaataacttCTTTGCATAATCAATTTGCTGCCCGCTTAACCATGTGAACATTCTAGAGACACAGGTGGGTGAGTGGAATGATTAACAGCTTCCAAACAGCAAAGGGAAACAAATTTATTAGAAAGGTAGAGCAAAGTCTTACCATTTGGGTACAATTAGATGAAGGCTGACACGATTTATCAAAAAGTTCCAATTATGGCATGTTAGATAGTAATTTAAGAATATGagtgcaaaaaaaaagaatatgaatgcATTTTACAgcattgttttataatatttattagatgttcttaaataacaggaaaatgacttaaatgggaaatatttgataaaatcaaAGCTTCTGAAGCATTTGAAGGGCTCAGAAAACAGTTGTTTGAAGTAGCAGTTTGTTCCTTCAGTAAATATGACAATGTAATGTAATTTTGCCCTAGTTATTGAGAAAGTGCCGGTCTGTTAAAGCAAGAAATCTGCCCATCACCTACTGAAGGATCACAAAATCCAAATAAGTGGAGGTTTCAATGTTTTACCATCCCAGAAGAATAAATGAGTGTTTTCTTTTGGGTCCTGCCACACGCTTTCTATAAATTTACTCCAATCAAGAATCAATTGCCGGCTAACCTTCTCTGCCCGTTGTTGTCATGCAGACATTACCAAATCTATATATCGAATGACTGTAAACCTGGGCTGGCAAGAATAGTGATGAGATGGGCAGGGTGCTGGGAATGCACACGCACCATGTCGCATCCCATGAGCACAGAGAGGGGGGACAGGCTGCATTCCTGTCTGAGAGAACAGGAGGAGCACGTGCTTAACACAGTACATTTCCCCAGTGGGTGCCAACCTCTTGCCACCAGGTTTTCTCTCCAATTGTCACTTTTCTTTTAAGAGTGTGATCTCAATACAGAAGGAATCTGTCAAAGTGAGTTCGTATCTTGGACGTCTTCCTAAGGAGGTGGACATTTGGGTAAGTTtccaagggagaggcagaggaactgGATAGTGATTCCCACTGGCCATCTTTCTTATGTGCTGGGCAACAGGTATCACCATATCCTTTCGTGTGTAGGGCAGATtattcaatataaataaaatactccgATTACACAAAATCTACAGGTGACTAGATTTCCTTGTAATTCTTACAGAGCCTTTATTGTTACGTTGTAGCTAACAAGTAGCAATTACCTAAACACTGGGGCATTTCAATGTAAATCAAGGGGCCATTCCCCGCCCCCCGAAAACGATGCCCCCCACATAAATCTAATtcagaatacatatattttttagctcattttaaaatagaaataaaattgttagcTTAAATCTCCCAGTATTAGAtttgataataattttattttgaaattagatatttaaaactCTGAAAAGAGGTGAACTATTAAAATGTAAACCAGGAAGACAGAAATGATGTATTTTTGCAGGTGTCTGGTATATCTTTCCCGGTTTAACTTACGCAGAAGCTTAAAAGACTTCTTGTGCAGTATTGGCTCATTTCTATTAATCTTCTAGTGACCGAATTTTTCACAAGATCAGGGAAGTCTCTTTGTGGACGTTTGAGAGAATCTTTCTGACTCATAAGCTGTACTAAGCATCTCTTTTATTATAAATGCACTAAGTAGTTACCGAAATATCAAATACTAGTCCCAGTTCATTAAGGGAGAAATCGACTTTATCAATAAATGATTTGTTTGCTGTCTGGGTGGCAAAATCAATTTCCATACCGGATTCTGTAATATCTGAATATTGGGATGCTGACTGCCAAGCTTtgctttggttttgcttttcatcACCTTCTAATTGTCAGGCTGTGGGAGCATCAGTCACTGAAGGAAATTCATGTCTTTGGGGCTCAAGATTCTGGGAAGTAGCCTGCATGTCTTAAACCAGTGGTTTTGTTGTACTGTGTTTCATAGGAAGAATGACAATTTACATCACACTCCAGTATACACAGACatagaaacaaagattttatgaaatatttggaAGGAATAATTTCCTTAAACACTTTTCTCTATTAATATGAGATGTACTCTATTCTCAAGTTTAATCTGTTCCCTTAAAATTGTGCTGATTGTGACCCTCATGTGTCATGACCTGTGAATGGAAGATGCTAGAAGTTCTAGAAGGGCCCACATCTCAGAATTCCCCTCCCTCATGCCTGCTGTCCCTTCCCTGCCTTTGGTTCCAGCCAATGTAAATATATTCTGAAGAAATTTCTGAAGGGACTGCTGAGGTTTCCACATTCATCCTGTGGCACCGACCCTGCCTCTCCACCATCCAAGCAGTCCCTGGGTTCTGCCCAGGTGGCCCGAGTAAAGGAAGGAGGGCTGCTCAGCTCCCTggttggaggaagaggaaaacagaattaagagACGGGGAGCCACCTTGACAGTTCCTTCTGAGGTCCGTTAGGTCTGCAAGGCAAAATACtgcttattgttattttgttattaaaagtAATGGTGAGCCAGTTACTAAGTCAGTCTGAGTTTGGATGATAGACATCAAAAGTAACCTAGAAATTTAATACTATGGCAATAACTACATAGCAAGAATAAATTAGAATTCTTTCTGTTGGTAAAGTacttttaatctgtaaaatgttaaaaaaaatctgtaaaatgtttTCATGCCTGTTTTCCCATTACAACcttgtgtggggtggggagtttTTGAGACCATTACCCTTTCCATTCGAATATTAGAAAGATGGGTGTCCTAACAGATAAGGAGATTTTCTAACCACGAGTATCTTAAACAATGATGAATTGTCTATTTCTGTGGGTAGTTAAAACAAGATAGAATGACCAACTGTAGGGGATTTATAGCAGGAAATTCCCAGACTGAAGGGTAAGTTGGAGAAGATGATTCAGATTAAGTGGTCCTTATTTTTTGTGGTCACAGACTTCTCTGGATGGGGATGAAAGCTTTAGaccctcagaaaaagaaaatgctcctAATTACAGTATCCTTCTGTATTTTTGGTTAGGTCCTGGGTATTTTAAACACTTGGAGCCCACGTTAAGGGCTTCTAACACAGATGATCTCTTCCACATCTGTGACTACGTGGCTTTGCCTGAGTCACACAGCCAGCCCATAATAGAATGGAGGGACGAAGAATCCAGCCAGTCATTCCTGGGTCTCTTTTATAGATCTGGCTTCCATGTACCCCTATACTGGCCTCAGCTTCCCCAATGAACAGACTGCAAATTGGTTTGTAACCAATGTTACAAAATTTGCAATGTTAGGCGCTTTTCTCCTGACAAGCTCTGTGCAATTGTACAAGCTCTGTGCAACTGTACAAGACCCTCAGACTATGAACCCTAAGAGGACCTCAAAATTTGCAATGTTAGGAGCTTTTCTCCTGACAAGCTCT
Proteins encoded in this window:
- the KCNIP1 gene encoding Kv channel-interacting protein 1 isoform X3 — its product is MGAVMGTFSSLQTKQRRPSKDKIEDELEMTMVCHRPEGLEQLEAQTNFTKRELQVLYRGFKNECPSGVVNEETFKQIYAQFFPHGDASMYAHYLFHAFDITQTGSVKFEDFVTALSILLRGTVHEKLRWTFNLYDINKDGYINKEEMMDIVKAIYDMMGKYTYPVLKEDTPRQHVDVFFQKMDKNKDGIVTLDEFLESCQEDDNIMRSLQLFQNVM
- the KCNIP1 gene encoding Kv channel-interacting protein 1 isoform X4, which translates into the protein MTMVCHRPEGLEQLEAQTNFTKRELQVLYRGFKNECPSGVVNEETFKQIYAQFFPHGDASMYAHYLFHAFDITQTGSVKFEDFVTALSILLRGTVHEKLRWTFNLYDINKDGYINKEEMMDIVKAIYDMMGKYTYPVLKEDTPRQHVDVFFQKMDKNKDGIVTLDEFLESCQEDDNIMRSLQLFQNVM
- the KCNIP1 gene encoding Kv channel-interacting protein 1 isoform X1; its protein translation is MGAVMGTFSSLQTKQRRPSKDIAWWYYQYQRDKIEDELEMTMVCHRPEGLEQLEAQTNFTKRELQVLYRGFKNECPSGVVNEETFKQIYAQFFPHGDASMYAHYLFHAFDITQTGSVKFEDFVTALSILLRGTVHEKLRWTFNLYDINKDGYINKEEMMDIVKAIYDMMGKYTYPVLKEDTPRQHVDVFFQKMDKNKDGIVTLDEFLESCQEDDNIMRSLQLFQNVM
- the KCNIP1 gene encoding Kv channel-interacting protein 1 isoform X2; the protein is MSGCSKRCKLGFVKFAQTIFKLITGTLSKDKIEDELEMTMVCHRPEGLEQLEAQTNFTKRELQVLYRGFKNECPSGVVNEETFKQIYAQFFPHGDASMYAHYLFHAFDITQTGSVKFEDFVTALSILLRGTVHEKLRWTFNLYDINKDGYINKEEMMDIVKAIYDMMGKYTYPVLKEDTPRQHVDVFFQKMDKNKDGIVTLDEFLESCQEDDNIMRSLQLFQNVM